AGGCAGTTTCCGTCAGTAAAATAGCAGAAAAATTGGGAATTACGAAAGGGGCACTGTATAAGCACTATGAAAACAAGAAGGATATTTTCAACAGTATTGTCGCGCGTATGTCACAATCGGATCATGAAATAGCACGAAAATATGGTGTGCCAGAAAATGTGTTTGATTGTGCACCGGAACAATATGAGAAAATCGGATTGGAAAATCTAAAAAATTTTGCCGTTTCACAATACCGGTTTTGGACTTCAGATGAATTTGCCGCTGATTATCGTAAGATGCTCACATTAGAGCAGTATCGTAATCCAGAATTAAACAAGTTGTATCAGGATAGCCTTGTGCGTGGGCCTGTTCTTTATTTACAAGATATTTTTCGTGAGATGATTAGATGTGGTGTGTTAAAGGAGAATGACCCATACCAACTTGCAATAGAATTTTTCTCCCCGATTTTTTTACTTATCAATATATCGGATGAAAATGAATCTTATGGGGATATTGAAAAACGGCTAATAAAGCATATTGATTTCTTTATAGAATCTCACACAAAGGAAAGGGAAAACAAAAATGAAATACATTCGTAGTCAAACATATAACATTCCTGAATTACAGGCTAAAATTATGGGGCCAAATCCGATCAAACTGGAGGAGGAACTTTTACTTCATTGCAAAATCCCCCAAAACTCCATAGTATGTGATCTTGGCAGCGGTCAGGGGCTGACTTCCCTCTTTCTTGTAAAAGAGTATGGGTTTACTGTGTATGCCACGGATTTGTGGAGCGATCCGGAAGATAATCGAAAATTCTTTCGCAAAATGGGGCTGTCCGATGAGCAGATTATTCCGATTAAGGCAGATGCCACGGCACTTCCTTTTGAAGAGGAATTTTTCGATGCAATCATTAGCACGGATTCCTATAATTATTTTGGACGCGATCCTAAATTCCTTGACGATAAATTGCTTCCATATCTTAAACATGGTGGCTATATTTATATTGCCATTCCCGGAATGAAAAAAGATTGTCATAATAATCTGCCACCAGAGCTACTTCTCTCATGGACGCCGGATCAGCTTGATTATATGCACGATATAATGTATTGGGAAAATATTATCCGCCACTGCAAAGGGGCCAGGGTAATTTCTATTCATGAGATGGAAAGCAATGAGGAAGTATGGAACGACTGGCTAAAACAAGAAAACGAGTATGCAATCAGTGACCGTAAAGCTATGGAGGCTGGAGGAGGTAAATATTTGAATTTTATTTCTATTGTTCTTCAAAGATTATAGCAATAAAATCAAGCGACGGCCGAGTTTGATTATGAAGAAGCCGGATGCTGCCTTGATACTTCACCGGGAAGAGTCATGTGCTTTTTTATGATCCGGGACAGCATTTTAAGTATATAAGGCCGGTGCGAAAAGGGTAGGGGCATAAAATCCGGGTAAGGCGTCATTGCACAAAAAAGATATGAAATATGACAGACTGTTGTCATATTTATGGTTTATCATAGATTGCTGAAGGATGGAGGGTTGTAAAAGAAACGGAGGTGATACCATTGGGAAATTAGCTGTATTGGAAATATCTGAGCCGGGAGATAAAATCGGAGAGAAGCTGCTTATGCTGTTGGATGCAAGACAGCGGCAGGAGCTAGTAAACTATCTTCTTGGCAAAGAAAACCAGAATGGCGGTTTAGCTGATAACCTGTGTATCCGCTCCAAAGCTTATGAACTGTTGACAGAGAATGAAGGTATCTTCACAGAGATTCATATAGATGATTTATACTTTTGCCTGGAGCAGCGGCTGGTACGTGTGGATGGACAAGTGGTAGATCTGACGGCGAAAGAATTTGATATTCTTGCCCTGCTGATCACGCATCCCCAGCGGGTGTTCACATACGAGCTGATCATGGAGCTGGTCTGGGATGAGGATGCTGCCTGTTACTCACGCAAAGCGGTAAGCAACCATGTGAGCAATCTGCGGAAGAAATTGAAGAGAACACCGGACAGCCTGAAATATATCAAAAATATTGTCGGTGTAGGTTATAAATTTGAAATACCATAACAAAGATCACAAGGATTTTACTTCCCTTGTGGTCTTGTTTTGTTTATGCTCCTTTTCCAGAGAACAGATCCCATTTGTTATTGTTCTCATAAGAATTTTGCCATTTGCCATTACTCTATTGACAATTGTGCTTGAAGTTGCTATAATGTACTTGTTCAATAAGTACATTATATGACGGATGGAGGGATCCTGTGGAAATTATAATAAGCAGTAATACGAGTAAACCCATTTATGAGCAGATTACCTCACAGATAAAAGCTATGATTATGAGCGGCGAACTGCAGACGGGCGATCCGATCCCCTCTATGCGGGCATTGGCAAAGTCGATCCATGTAAGCGTTATTACCGTTCAAAAGGCATATGAAGATCTACAAAGGGATGGGTTTATCGAAACGACAGTCGGGCGTGGAAGTTTTGTAGCGGCACAGAATAAAGACTTTTATCAGGAGGAACAGCAGCGGTTAGCGGAAGAGCATTTACAGGAGGCCGCTGATATTGGCAGAACCAGTGGAATTTCGCTGGGAAAATTAGTTGAGCTTTTGACTATGTTTTATCAAGAGGAGGAGTGACTATGGATACAATCTTACAGGTGGAAAATTTAACGAAACAGTATGAAGGCTTTCAGCTGGACCACGTTTCGTTTGACCTTCCGAAAGGAACGATTATGGGACTGATTGGCGAGAATGGAGCCGGAAAGAGTACAACGATCAATGCGATTCTTGATCTGATTAAGAAAGATGACGGTACGGTTACTTTTTGGGGGCAGGAATTAGCCTCATCAAAACAACTGAAAGAGGACATAGGCGTTGTGTTCGACGGAATCAATTTCTATGAAACATTGACGCCTGCGAAAGTGGGTAAGATCTCCGGAGCAGCCTATAAGCAATGGGATGAATACCTGTATCAGGATTATTTGAAACGCTTCGGGCTTCCTTTGGATAAAGAAATCAAAACACTTTCTAAAGGCATGAAAATGAAATTGTGTATCGCTGTGGCGCTTTCCCATAAACCGAAGCTGCTGATTTTGGACGAAGCCACCAGTGGTCTTGACCCGGTTATGCGGGATGATATCCTTGATGTCTTTTTGGATTTCGTGCAGGATGAAAACCATTCAATCCTGATGTCCTCCCATATCACCACGGATTTGGAAAAGGTTGCCGACTATATTACCTTTATTCATCAGGGAAAGGTCCTGTTTTGCAAGACAAAGGATGAACTGCGCTACAAATATGGAATCATCCGCTGCGGTGCAGCCGTTTTTGATCAGATTGATACATCGGAGATCCTCGCTTACCGCAAAGACGATTACCAGTGGAATGTGCTGGTGGCTGATAAAGAAAAGGCCAGGAAAAAATATAAAGCTGCTGTCATTGATGATGCTACGATTGACGATATTCTGCTGCTGTATGTGAAAGGAGAGCGGGCAAAATGAAAAGCCTTATATTGAAAGATTTATATAATATCGGACACAATACAAAATCTATGCTGTTTATACTTGCGGTGTTTGCTGTGGCTTTTATTCCTACCTCTGGTGTGGGAGCATATATTTTCATCTGCGGCATCTTATGCAGTATGATGATCGTAACCACTTTTTCTTTTGACGATAACTCCAAATGGGCGCGATATGCTATGATAATGCCCATTTCAAAAAGAGATTTAGTGATTGGAAAGTTTATTGTCTTAGCAATCTTTTGTGCGATTGGCAGTGTATTCGGCTTGGTTGTAGGCTTGGTCGGCGGAGGCATAGCAGGCAAAATTACATTCAGCCCTGCCGCTATTGTGGAACTGCTGTTTTTAACCTTAGCGGCAACGGTAATTTCCCTCATTTTTGGAAGTATGTCAATCCCGCTGGTGTTTAAATTTGGAGCTGAAAAAGGGCGCGTTTTGCTTCTGGTATCGTTCCTCATTCCAGCAGCAATTTGTTTTGGGGCATATAAACTGCTTGCAATACTGGGCGTGGAGCTGACGGATCAGACGGTGTTTATCCTTTTATGCTGTTCCCCGCTTATCGCGTTGGTTTGGGGTTATGGAATGTATCAGATCAGTTATCGGATTTTTTTGAAACAAGAATTGTAAGATAGGAGAGATTGCTATGAAAAAATATGAGTATGTTAATATCGAATATTCGGCAAAAGGCGTGGTGTTTTCTTATGTTGAAAAGCATAGGGAAATCATAGACAGTTACGCGGAGAAAGGCTTTCGATATATCGGTTTTGTCCCTACGGAAGTAGGGGCAAACGGCTGCATCAGAAAGATCGACTTGATTTTTGAAAAGTAGAAAACGCGGTGACTTTGATTTTGTCAAAGTCACCGCAAAGACGTATTTGATACTATTTATGGTTCTCATCAATCAGAGCCATGAAAGAAGTTCGCAAGTGAACGGAATATATTGTCCGTTGCTTCTGCAAGACTATCAAAAAAGTTGTCTTTTGCCTCCACTAAATTCTCAATAAAAGTGTCTGTGTCATCTGCTAAATCTCTGCATGTATTGGAACAACCCATCATTAGCATAAGGCATACCAAACACAGGAAAAGTGATAAATATTTTTTCATTTGATTTATCTCCGTTTGGAAGGGCCTCTGAACTACTGGTTATAATGCTGCTGAACCTCAGCAGGCAATTCCTCGTATTTCACTTCCGCCCAGGTCACTACACCCCGTATAAAATTGACTTTCAGACATAGGAACGCATCATCGGTCAAAATACGGCTTGTTTCAAACACAACGTCCTTTTCGTTTCCGTTCTCATCGTAGGCCGTCAGCGTGTATTTATAATTCATATCTCCATGTGGCGCGATCTCCTGTACCCATCTGTTATCAATTTGCGTATAGTAATCGTCATTTTGGGTCGCAAGAAAAGCTACTCCCATGCAGACGACAACTAATATTGCTGCAATAATGCCTACTACAACTTTTTTTGATTTCATTTGAAAATCCTCCTATGAAATTTCTTTTTCTTTGCTGCCCATTTTCACAAAGAGCAGAATTGAGGAAAAGATAATACCCAATACAATCATCGCTCTTTTCATAACTGGCTACCTCGCACTATGATTTCTTTTTTGAACCGTTTTCCCAGAATTTTTCTTCCTTTTCTTTGCGGTGGTTACTTCACGATTTTTCGCTGTGAAAACGATAATGAATGTCACGGCCAGTATAAACAGGATAGATGCTACGCTCAACAAGATGTTTCCTGTTGGATCACTGCTTCCATCCTGATAACCAATTACGGTAAGGCCTGCTGTAATAGGATATAGATCACGCAGGCCGTGGCCGGAGGCCATCATTCCCACAAAACCATAAAAGAAAGCAAAGCCAACACCGGCCATAAAGCTGCCGCTTCTTTGAGCAGTAAAGGCAATAACAGGCATGACCGCAATATAGGAAATCATATTGATACCGATCATCTGAAAAAGCACCTGTATCATACCGCCGATAGAAAATCCGGGAAATCCGCTGGCAAAGAAA
The Ruminococcus gauvreauii genome window above contains:
- a CDS encoding SAM-dependent methyltransferase, with amino-acid sequence MKYIRSQTYNIPELQAKIMGPNPIKLEEELLLHCKIPQNSIVCDLGSGQGLTSLFLVKEYGFTVYATDLWSDPEDNRKFFRKMGLSDEQIIPIKADATALPFEEEFFDAIISTDSYNYFGRDPKFLDDKLLPYLKHGGYIYIAIPGMKKDCHNNLPPELLLSWTPDQLDYMHDIMYWENIIRHCKGARVISIHEMESNEEVWNDWLKQENEYAISDRKAMEAGGGKYLNFISIVLQRL
- a CDS encoding ABC-2 transporter permease, which codes for MKSLILKDLYNIGHNTKSMLFILAVFAVAFIPTSGVGAYIFICGILCSMMIVTTFSFDDNSKWARYAMIMPISKRDLVIGKFIVLAIFCAIGSVFGLVVGLVGGGIAGKITFSPAAIVELLFLTLAATVISLIFGSMSIPLVFKFGAEKGRVLLLVSFLIPAAICFGAYKLLAILGVELTDQTVFILLCCSPLIALVWGYGMYQISYRIFLKQEL
- a CDS encoding TetR/AcrR family transcriptional regulator — protein: MTDTKEKILAVALQLFAKDGYEAVSVSKIAEKLGITKGALYKHYENKKDIFNSIVARMSQSDHEIARKYGVPENVFDCAPEQYEKIGLENLKNFAVSQYRFWTSDEFAADYRKMLTLEQYRNPELNKLYQDSLVRGPVLYLQDIFREMIRCGVLKENDPYQLAIEFFSPIFLLINISDENESYGDIEKRLIKHIDFFIESHTKERENKNEIHS
- a CDS encoding ABC transporter ATP-binding protein, whose product is MDTILQVENLTKQYEGFQLDHVSFDLPKGTIMGLIGENGAGKSTTINAILDLIKKDDGTVTFWGQELASSKQLKEDIGVVFDGINFYETLTPAKVGKISGAAYKQWDEYLYQDYLKRFGLPLDKEIKTLSKGMKMKLCIAVALSHKPKLLILDEATSGLDPVMRDDILDVFLDFVQDENHSILMSSHITTDLEKVADYITFIHQGKVLFCKTKDELRYKYGIIRCGAAVFDQIDTSEILAYRKDDYQWNVLVADKEKARKKYKAAVIDDATIDDILLLYVKGERAK
- a CDS encoding DUF4177 domain-containing protein, which encodes MKKYEYVNIEYSAKGVVFSYVEKHREIIDSYAEKGFRYIGFVPTEVGANGCIRKIDLIFEK
- a CDS encoding YxeA family protein, coding for MKSKKVVVGIIAAILVVVCMGVAFLATQNDDYYTQIDNRWVQEIAPHGDMNYKYTLTAYDENGNEKDVVFETSRILTDDAFLCLKVNFIRGVVTWAEVKYEELPAEVQQHYNQ
- a CDS encoding GntR family transcriptional regulator, encoding MEIIISSNTSKPIYEQITSQIKAMIMSGELQTGDPIPSMRALAKSIHVSVITVQKAYEDLQRDGFIETTVGRGSFVAAQNKDFYQEEQQRLAEEHLQEAADIGRTSGISLGKLVELLTMFYQEEE
- a CDS encoding ABC transporter permease; amino-acid sequence: MVSIIKTEFSKMKRYSVIWIGVATMFTVVLLARFMATASDGATHTLMNFSSSVIWNNLVLIYPATIALIAGYIIDRERTDDTLKNILTIPVSFRKMLIGKLIAVGCMAAALSVIEFLFTLIVFFASGFPGFSIGGMIQVLFQMIGINMISYIAVMPVIAFTAQRSGSFMAGVGFAFFYGFVGMMASGHGLRDLYPITAGLTVIGYQDGSSDPTGNILLSVASILFILAVTFIIVFTAKNREVTTAKKRKKNSGKTVQKRNHSAR
- a CDS encoding winged helix-turn-helix domain-containing protein, which codes for MEGCKRNGGDTIGKLAVLEISEPGDKIGEKLLMLLDARQRQELVNYLLGKENQNGGLADNLCIRSKAYELLTENEGIFTEIHIDDLYFCLEQRLVRVDGQVVDLTAKEFDILALLITHPQRVFTYELIMELVWDEDAACYSRKAVSNHVSNLRKKLKRTPDSLKYIKNIVGVGYKFEIP